The Nerophis lumbriciformis linkage group LG24, RoL_Nlum_v2.1, whole genome shotgun sequence genome includes a region encoding these proteins:
- the LOC133620317 gene encoding uncharacterized protein isoform X1, whose amino-acid sequence MHTLHSPWTFKLPSTHSTHLGQSNYHPHTHLTLDNQTTIHTLHSPWTIKLLSTHSTHLGQSNYHPHTPLTLDNQTTIHTLHSPNSQTTIHTLHSPWTIKLPSTHCTHLEQSNYHPQTPLTLDNQNTIHTLISPWTIKLPSTHSTHLGQLNYSPHTHLTLDNQTTIHTLHSPWTIKLQSTHSTHVGHSNYHPCSPLTLDNQTTIHTLISPWTIKLPSTHSTHLGQSNYHPHTHLILDIQTTIHTLISPWTIKLPSTHSSHLGQSNYHAHTPLTLDNQTTIHTLISPWTIKLPSTHSSHLGQSNYHPHTPLTLDNQTTIHTVHSPWTIKLPSTHISAASAYKALARNSYWNCKLQFFLFCRRYISFF is encoded by the coding sequence atgcacacactccactcaccttggacattcaaactaccatccacacactccactcaccttggccaATCAAACTACCAcccacacactcatctcaccttggacaatcaaactaccatccacacactccactcaccttggacaattaaACTACTATCCACACACtctactcaccttggacaatcaaactaccatccacacactccactcaccttggacaatcaaactaccatccacacactccactcacctaacagtcaaactaccatccacacactccactcaccttggacaatcaaactaccatccacacactgcactcaccttgaacaatcaaactaccatccacaaactccactcaccttggacaatcaaaataccatccacacactcatctcaccttggacaatcaaactaccatccacacactccactcaccttggacaattaaACTACTctccacacactcatctcaccttggataatcaaactaccatccacacactccactcaccttggacaattaaACTACAATCTACACACTCCACTCatgttggacattcaaactaccatccatgcagtccactcaccttggacaatcaaactaccatccacacactcatctcaccttggacaatcaaactaccatccacacactccactcaccttggacaatcaaactaccacccacacactcacctcatcttggacattcaaactaccatccacacactcatctcaccttggacaatcaaactaccatccacacactcatctcaccttggacaatcaaactaccatgcacacactccactcaccttggacaatcaaactaccatccacacactcatctcaccttggacaatcaaactaccatccacacactcatctcaccttggacaatcaaactaccatccacacactccactcaccttggacaatcaaactaccatccacacagtccactcaccttggacaatcaaactaccatccacacacataTCAGCAGCTAGTGCATATAAAGCATTGGCACGTAATTCCTACTGGAATTGCAAACTCCAGTTCTTCTTATTTTGTCGCAGGTACATCTCCTTTTTTTAG
- the LOC133620317 gene encoding uncharacterized protein isoform X2, whose translation MKLPSTHSTHLGQSNYHPHTPLTLDNQTTIHTLHSPWTIKLPSTHSTHLTVKLPSTHSTHLGHSNYHPHTHLTLDNQTTIHTLHSPWTIKLPSTHSTHLGQSNYHPHTPLTLDIQTTIHTLHSPWTFKLPSTHSIHLGQSNYHPHTHLTLDNQTTIHTLHSPWTIKLLSTHSSHLGQSNYHPHTPLTLDNQTTIYTLHSPWTFKLPSKHSTHLGQSNYHPHTPLTLDNQTTIYTLHSPWTFKLPSTHSTHLGQSNYHPHTPLTSDNQTTIHKLHSPWTIKLLSTHSSHLGQSNYHPHTPLTLDNQTTIHTLHSPWPIKLPPTHSTHLGQSNYHPHTPLTLDN comes from the coding sequence atgaaactaccatccacacactccactcaccttggacaatcaaactaccatccacacactccactcaccttggataatcaaactaccatccacacactccactcaccttggacaatcaaactaccatccacacactccactcacctaacagtcaaactaccatccacacactccactcatcttggacattcaaactaccatccacacactcatctcaccttggacaatcaaactaccatccacacactccactcaccttggacaatcaaactaccatccacacactccactcaccttggacaatcaaactaccatccacacactccactcaccttggacattcaaaccaccatccacacacttcactcaccttggacattcaaactaccatccacacactccattcaccttggccaatcaaactaccatccacacactcatctcaccttggacaatcaaactaccatccacacactccactcaccttggacaattaaACTACtatccacacactcatctcaccttggacaatcaaactaccatccacacactccactcaccttggacaatcaaactacaatctacacactccactcaccttggacattcaaactaccatccaaacactccactcaccttggacaatcaaactaccatccacacactccactcaccttggacaatcaaactaccatctacacactccactcaccttggacattcaaactaccatccacacactccactcaccttggccaATCAAACTaccacccacacactccactcacctcggacaatcaaactaccatccacaaactccactcaccttggacaattaaACTACtatccacacactcatctcaccttggacaatcaaactaccatccacacactccactcaccttggacaatcaaactaccatccacacactccactcaccttggccaATCAAACTaccacccacacactccactcacctcggacaatcaaactaccatccacacactccactcaccttggacaattaa